One Mycolicibacter sp. MU0083 DNA window includes the following coding sequences:
- a CDS encoding SDR family NAD(P)-dependent oxidoreductase yields MALSPAAAALDGRVAVVTGGGSGIGRGIAETFTEFGARVVIWERDADTAHRTAAKVGGHACVTDVRDPEQVDAALAETIAAVGMPTILVNNAGGVFRSPLLETTPNGWDTLIRSNLTQVLLCTQRVARELVRAREPGSVINIASIEGTRAAPGYAAYAAAKAGVVNFTKTAALELAPHGIRVNCLAPDLTLTEGIERVGSPEMLDHAGYMIPMGRTGHVDEMAGAAVFLAGELSSYVTGQTLHVDGGTHAAGGWYHHPDTGDYLLGPPRPATP; encoded by the coding sequence ATGGCCCTGTCTCCGGCAGCAGCGGCTCTTGATGGCCGGGTCGCCGTCGTCACCGGCGGCGGCTCGGGCATCGGCCGCGGCATCGCCGAAACCTTCACCGAATTCGGCGCCCGGGTGGTGATCTGGGAGCGCGATGCCGACACCGCCCACCGGACCGCGGCGAAAGTCGGCGGCCATGCCTGCGTCACCGACGTCCGCGACCCGGAGCAGGTCGATGCCGCCCTGGCGGAAACCATTGCCGCCGTGGGCATGCCGACGATTCTTGTCAACAACGCCGGTGGGGTGTTCCGGTCCCCGCTGCTGGAGACCACCCCCAACGGCTGGGACACCCTGATCCGCTCCAACCTCACCCAGGTGCTGCTGTGCACCCAACGCGTCGCGCGGGAACTGGTGCGCGCGCGTGAACCGGGCAGCGTCATCAACATCGCCAGTATCGAGGGCACCCGAGCGGCACCCGGCTACGCGGCCTATGCGGCGGCCAAGGCGGGCGTCGTCAACTTCACCAAGACCGCAGCGCTGGAACTGGCGCCGCACGGCATCCGGGTCAACTGCCTGGCACCGGATCTCACCCTCACCGAAGGTATCGAGCGGGTCGGCTCGCCCGAGATGCTCGACCACGCCGGCTACATGATCCCGATGGGGCGGACCGGCCACGTCGACGAGATGGCCGGGGCGGCGGTCTTTCTCGCCGGCGAGCTGAGCAGCTACGTGACCGGGCAGACACTGCACGTCGACGGCGGCACCCATGCGGCCGGCGGCTGGTATCACCACCCCGACACCGGCGACTACCTGCTCGGGCCGCCGCGGCCGGCCACCCCCTGA
- a CDS encoding aldehyde dehydrogenase family protein: protein MTTMIPVYNPSTEEQIAEVPDSDQAAVDAAVARARESFESGVWRNLPAARRAEIMFRAAEIIKERTPELAEIESRDNGMTAMGASQIIKVSQEMLTYYAGWVGKTHGESYNMVSDGLLGNFETYHAFTQLEPVGVVGLIIPWNGPFFVAMLKVAPALAAGCSAVLKPAEETPLTALKLEEIFREAGLPDGVLNVVTGYGETTGAALTAHPDVDKISFTGSTEVGRLIVKAAAGNLKRLTLELGGKSPLIMFDDANLDKAIMMAGMGLLAGSGQNCSCTSRIYVQRGIYDQVVEGLANFAKMLPMGGSDDPNSVLGPLISEKQRKRVAGIVDDGVAAGAEIITGGKNYDRRGYFYEATIITNTTPDMRLIREEIFGPVGSVIPFDDEDEAIAAANDTEYGLAGAIWTENLSRAHRVANQLRGGQIWVNSALAADPAMPICGHKQSGWGGERGRKGLEAYFNTKSVYISV from the coding sequence ATGACCACCATGATTCCGGTCTACAACCCCTCCACCGAGGAGCAGATCGCCGAAGTCCCCGATTCCGACCAGGCCGCCGTCGACGCCGCGGTGGCCCGGGCGCGGGAGAGCTTCGAATCGGGCGTGTGGCGCAACCTGCCCGCAGCCCGGCGCGCCGAGATCATGTTCCGCGCCGCGGAGATCATCAAGGAGCGCACGCCTGAGCTCGCCGAGATCGAATCCCGCGACAACGGCATGACCGCGATGGGCGCCAGCCAGATCATCAAGGTCTCCCAGGAGATGCTGACCTACTACGCCGGCTGGGTCGGCAAGACCCACGGCGAGTCCTACAACATGGTCTCCGACGGCCTGCTGGGCAATTTCGAGACCTACCACGCCTTCACCCAGCTCGAGCCGGTCGGCGTGGTCGGGCTGATCATCCCCTGGAACGGGCCGTTCTTCGTCGCGATGCTCAAAGTGGCGCCGGCGTTGGCGGCGGGCTGCAGTGCCGTGCTCAAGCCCGCCGAGGAGACCCCGCTGACCGCACTGAAGCTCGAGGAGATCTTCCGCGAGGCCGGTCTGCCCGACGGCGTGCTCAACGTCGTCACCGGCTACGGCGAAACCACCGGCGCGGCACTGACCGCGCACCCGGACGTGGACAAGATCTCGTTCACCGGCTCCACCGAGGTGGGCCGGCTGATCGTCAAGGCGGCCGCCGGAAACCTCAAGCGCCTCACCCTCGAACTCGGCGGCAAGTCGCCGCTGATCATGTTCGACGACGCCAACCTCGACAAGGCCATCATGATGGCCGGCATGGGCCTGCTGGCCGGCTCGGGCCAGAACTGCTCCTGCACCTCGCGGATCTACGTCCAGCGCGGCATCTACGACCAGGTGGTCGAAGGCCTGGCCAACTTCGCCAAGATGCTGCCGATGGGCGGCAGCGACGACCCGAATTCGGTGCTCGGGCCGCTGATCAGTGAGAAGCAGCGCAAGCGGGTGGCCGGCATCGTCGACGACGGGGTGGCCGCCGGCGCGGAGATCATCACCGGTGGCAAGAACTACGACCGCCGCGGCTACTTCTACGAGGCGACGATCATCACCAACACCACGCCGGACATGCGATTGATCCGGGAGGAGATCTTCGGCCCGGTCGGCTCGGTGATCCCGTTCGACGACGAAGACGAGGCGATCGCCGCCGCCAACGACACCGAGTACGGCCTGGCCGGCGCCATCTGGACCGAGAACCTGTCCCGCGCTCACCGGGTGGCGAATCAGCTACGCGGCGGCCAGATCTGGGTGAACTCCGCGCTGGCCGCCGACCCCGCCATGCCGATCTGCGGGCACAAGCAGTCCGGGTGGGGCGGCGAACGCGGCCGCAAGGGGCTGGAGGCCTACTTCAACACCAAGTCGGTCTACATCAGCGTCTAG
- a CDS encoding VOC family protein, translating into MTVRHRLFDHAWPAGEFQFFQLGFVVPDLLRAAAGWVADFGVGPFHLMPRAQSTCRYRGAVADIDLQIGVAQAGPVQIELICDHTDGHSVFTEMAARKSGNRFGFHQIATLTRDYDATIDHYLGRNHEIAAEMGHPGQRIAIIDTFAEFGFYTEVVEDKPSFRTHLAEIARTCRDWDGADPIRILTRDGYRLPDEPHPRKDAHR; encoded by the coding sequence ATGACCGTGCGTCACCGACTGTTCGACCACGCCTGGCCGGCTGGGGAATTCCAGTTCTTCCAGCTGGGGTTCGTGGTGCCCGATCTGCTGCGCGCCGCCGCCGGCTGGGTGGCCGACTTCGGCGTCGGGCCGTTTCACCTGATGCCGCGGGCGCAGAGCACCTGCCGGTACCGCGGTGCGGTCGCCGATATCGATCTCCAGATCGGGGTGGCCCAGGCCGGCCCCGTCCAGATCGAACTGATCTGCGACCACACCGACGGGCACTCGGTCTTCACCGAGATGGCTGCCCGAAAAAGCGGCAATCGCTTCGGTTTCCACCAGATCGCCACCCTGACCCGCGACTACGACGCCACCATCGACCACTACCTCGGCCGAAACCATGAAATCGCCGCCGAGATGGGCCATCCCGGCCAACGCATCGCGATCATCGACACCTTCGCCGAATTCGGTTTCTACACCGAGGTCGTCGAGGACAAACCCAGCTTCCGAACCCACCTCGCCGAGATCGCCCGCACCTGCCGGGACTGGGACGGCGCCGATCCGATCCGAATCCTCACCCGCGACGGGTACCGACTGCCCGACGAACCGCACCCACGAAAGGACGCCCACCGATGA
- a CDS encoding acyl-CoA thioesterase — MQTSASEVSARPDYRGPLRGTGSRLERATLEALDTLQQVLTLQPLGGDRFQAGNEAGRFGRIFGGQLIAQAMTAAAATVPELTAHSIHASFLRPGDSALPLEITVDRTRDGRSMSARQVVVAQGDRTLMAATVSFDAAPDDDGDDAPPSGPRPATLPLLQHWAQQAPPALADRARTWIDRPPPLEMRTDDAPIFIGGAQAPGPRRHWMRLPRDIEGPPQLHAVLLAYASDYLLVDTAFRAHPQPVDYATHVGLTLDHTVWVHRPVRFERWHLYTQQTVATAGHRALVHGTMVDDTGRHVASTAQEVLVRPIAGPT; from the coding sequence GTGCAGACGTCGGCGTCCGAGGTCTCCGCTCGCCCCGACTATCGGGGACCGCTGCGCGGGACCGGCAGCCGACTCGAACGCGCCACGCTCGAGGCTCTCGACACCCTGCAGCAGGTCCTGACCCTGCAACCGCTGGGCGGCGACCGCTTCCAGGCCGGCAACGAGGCGGGCCGATTCGGCCGGATCTTCGGCGGGCAGCTCATCGCCCAGGCGATGACCGCGGCCGCCGCCACCGTGCCGGAGCTGACCGCGCACTCCATCCATGCGTCGTTCCTGCGCCCCGGCGACTCGGCCCTACCGCTGGAGATCACCGTCGACCGAACCCGCGACGGCCGGTCGATGTCGGCGCGGCAGGTCGTCGTCGCCCAGGGCGACCGCACCCTGATGGCCGCCACGGTGTCGTTCGACGCCGCCCCCGACGACGACGGCGATGACGCACCGCCGTCGGGCCCCCGGCCGGCCACCCTGCCGTTGCTGCAGCACTGGGCGCAGCAGGCGCCGCCGGCGCTGGCCGATCGGGCGCGAACCTGGATCGACCGGCCGCCCCCGCTGGAGATGCGCACCGACGACGCGCCGATCTTCATCGGCGGGGCGCAGGCCCCCGGCCCGCGGCGGCACTGGATGAGGCTGCCCCGCGACATCGAAGGACCGCCGCAGCTGCACGCCGTCCTGCTGGCCTACGCCAGCGACTATCTGCTGGTGGACACCGCGTTTCGCGCCCACCCGCAGCCTGTGGACTACGCCACCCACGTCGGGCTGACCTTGGACCACACCGTCTGGGTGCACCGACCGGTGCGGTTCGAGCGGTGGCACCTCTACACCCAGCAGACCGTCGCCACCGCCGGGCACCGCGCCCTGGTGCACGGCACCATGGTCGATGACACCGGCCGGCATGTGGCCAGCACCGCCCAGGAAGTCCTGGTCCGGCCGATCGCGGGGCCGACATGA
- a CDS encoding SDR family oxidoreductase — protein sequence MYLVPDQRGKLAVVTGANSGTGKETAKRLAGAGADVILAVRTPAKGEQAAAEIRAAHPDARLQVRRLDLADLSTVRSFAADLIGEGRPLDLLVNNAGVMNVPQRMESADGFELQLASNFLGPFALTVELLGALRAAPAPRVATMSSGTANYGRIDFDDLQSTRDYSPYRAYAQSKLADLLMMVRLAELAAERDWPLLSVGAHPGYTRTNLMTSGPQLGGHRPSLLESVAYKAIPSQGPERGAEPLLYAATSPHAVAGGYYGPRWWLVGAATRAGLPRTGRDKAAAARLWAEAERLTGVSVSDR from the coding sequence ATGTACCTCGTTCCCGACCAGCGCGGAAAACTCGCCGTGGTCACCGGCGCCAACAGCGGAACCGGCAAGGAGACGGCCAAGCGGCTGGCCGGGGCCGGCGCGGACGTCATCCTGGCGGTCCGCACCCCGGCCAAGGGCGAGCAGGCCGCCGCGGAGATCCGCGCCGCGCATCCCGACGCCCGCCTGCAGGTCCGCCGGCTCGATCTCGCCGACCTGTCCACGGTGCGCTCCTTCGCCGCGGACCTCATAGGCGAGGGCCGGCCGCTGGACCTGCTGGTCAACAACGCCGGGGTGATGAACGTGCCGCAGCGGATGGAATCCGCCGACGGTTTCGAACTGCAGCTGGCCAGCAACTTTCTCGGGCCGTTCGCGCTGACCGTCGAACTGCTCGGGGCACTGCGGGCCGCACCGGCACCGCGGGTGGCCACGATGAGCAGCGGCACCGCCAACTACGGCCGCATCGACTTCGACGACCTGCAGTCCACCCGGGACTACAGCCCCTACCGCGCCTACGCCCAGTCCAAGTTGGCCGACCTGCTGATGATGGTGCGGCTCGCCGAGCTCGCCGCCGAGCGGGACTGGCCGCTGCTGTCGGTGGGCGCGCACCCCGGCTACACCCGCACCAACCTGATGACCTCGGGTCCGCAGCTGGGCGGGCACCGGCCCAGCCTGCTGGAATCGGTGGCCTACAAGGCGATTCCGTCGCAAGGACCGGAGCGGGGCGCCGAGCCGCTGCTGTATGCGGCGACCAGCCCGCACGCCGTCGCCGGCGGCTACTACGGGCCGCGGTGGTGGCTGGTGGGTGCCGCCACCCGCGCCGGCCTGCCCCGCACCGGCCGCGACAAGGCGGCCGCGGCGCGGTTGTGGGCCGAGGCCGAGCGCCTCACCGGCGTTTCGGTCTCCGACCGGTAA